From Stenotrophomonas nitritireducens, the proteins below share one genomic window:
- the tssG gene encoding type VI secretion system baseplate subunit TssG produces the protein MPSAQRRIDPGVAQQLLAEPHRFEFFQAVRLLEQVFERQGVKSGQAIPMRVRFRNNLSLGFPATELSADGEVYSLAGDRLQERDAIEQALLSETLGEVHLTPQFMGLLGTAGALPLHYTETLQIRELYERDRTARAFLDIFSTRAVALHYAAWKKHRLALQYELDRRERFLPLVLSLLGMGMHELRDRLHDGEGDIFDQAVAYYAGAIRQRPVSAALMQRVLSDYFQVPLEVEQFVGAWYRVPAGQATRLGQANAVLGASALAGDRVWQRDLRLRLRIGPLSKKAFDDFLPGGNAALALAKWLSLLTGGTLEYEVRLVLRAEDVQGSALGNGARLGWDSYMCTRGQTGARDDTTYGIHTLQ, from the coding sequence ATGCCAAGCGCGCAGCGGCGAATCGATCCTGGCGTAGCCCAGCAGCTGCTGGCTGAGCCGCACCGCTTCGAGTTCTTCCAGGCGGTGCGCCTGCTTGAGCAGGTGTTCGAGCGGCAGGGCGTGAAGTCGGGCCAGGCGATTCCGATGCGGGTGCGCTTCCGCAACAACCTGTCGCTGGGCTTCCCGGCGACCGAGTTGTCGGCCGATGGCGAGGTGTATTCGCTGGCCGGTGACCGCCTGCAGGAGCGCGATGCCATCGAGCAGGCGCTGCTCAGCGAAACCCTGGGCGAGGTTCATCTGACGCCGCAGTTCATGGGGCTGCTGGGTACGGCCGGTGCGCTGCCGCTGCATTACACCGAAACCTTGCAGATCCGCGAGTTGTACGAGCGTGATCGCACCGCGCGTGCCTTCTTGGATATCTTCTCCACGCGTGCGGTGGCGTTGCACTACGCGGCGTGGAAAAAGCATCGGTTGGCGCTGCAGTACGAGCTGGACCGCCGTGAACGCTTCCTGCCCTTGGTGTTGTCGTTGCTCGGCATGGGTATGCACGAGCTGCGCGACCGCCTGCACGATGGCGAGGGCGATATCTTCGATCAGGCCGTGGCCTATTACGCCGGCGCCATCCGCCAGCGGCCGGTGTCGGCGGCGCTGATGCAGCGCGTGCTGTCCGATTACTTCCAGGTGCCGCTTGAGGTGGAGCAGTTTGTCGGTGCCTGGTATCGGGTGCCGGCGGGGCAGGCGACGCGGCTTGGCCAGGCAAACGCCGTTCTGGGTGCTAGCGCATTGGCCGGTGACCGCGTATGGCAGCGCGACCTGCGCCTGCGGCTGCGCATCGGCCCGCTTTCAAAGAAGGCGTTTGATGATTTCCTGCCCGGTGGCAACGCGGCCTTGGCGTTGGCCAAGTGGTTGTCGCTGCTGACCGGCGGGACGCTGGAGTACGAAGTGCGGCTGGTATTGCGCGCAGAGGATGTCCAAGGCAGCGCACTGGGAAATGGTGCGCGGCTGGGATGGGACAGCTATATGTGCACACGCGGCCAGACCGGCGCGCGTGACGACACCACCTATGGCATCCATACATTGCAATG